The Balneola vulgaris DSM 17893 DNA window AAGCTGAAATGCTCCAAGAACTAGGGGCAAAAGCTACCAAACAACTTCCATCTTCAGAGGAAGAATAAAATTTAGAACAATTTTTAGCTTCTTAGGTTTAATACATACAAAACACACTGTATGTATATGTATAGAGCTATATCATCGATTGATTTCAACCCAAAGTACATCCTAAAGGAATGTATCATAGGTACGGCTTGGGCTGTATTGATAATGGGCGTAATTGGATTTTTCACTTTGTGGTCGTTCAAATGGGTGAACCCCACATCAACGGCATTTACCCATAGTACAAATTGGGATGAAGTGGGCCAAGAACCATATTCTTTGGAATCCTATTGGGTGCCAACACAAGATATACCCGAGCATTTGAAATGGGCTGTGGTGGCTTCAGAAGACCAAAGATACTGGGAACATAATGGAATCGACCTTGAAGCAATAGGTAAAGCTCTTCAAGAAATGGAAAACGGTGAACGGGTGAGGGGAGCAAGTACCATCACCCAACAGCTAGTGAAAAATTTATTTTTAAGCTCCAATAAAACTTACTTCAGAAAGGGAGTTGAAGCAGGTTTGGCTTTAACAGTAGAGAAGCTGTGGTCGAAAGAACGTATTCTAGAATTATATTTAAATGTAGTGGAATTCGGTCCTGGCGTATATGGAGTTGGTAAAGCAAGCGAGCATTTCTTTGCAAAGGAAGCACTGGAATTAAAAGCTGATGAAGCCGCTCGATTAGCTGCCGTTTTACCCAATCCAAAGCGTATGCGTTTAAACCCACCATCGCCTTACGTCGCCGAAAGAAAAGATTGGATTCTACGCAATATGATGAACCTAAGCGGCATTGCGTATGTGCAAAAGAAACCACCAAAGCCCGTTTTCAGTGATACAACCTATCAGCATATTGAAGAGGATACGACCACTTCAGATTATGAAATTACCTACTTACCGAAGGCAAATTTCAAACCCTTTAATCTAACAACGAGCGAAGGCCAAGATTCCACTAAAAAAGATTCAGTTTCGACCTACTAAGATCTATTTGAAGGTTAATATGTAGAAGCCTTTCATAACGGGTAATTTCAACCCTGTAGAACACACCAAATCATCATACATCTGCTGGTGAGAAATCTCTTGTTGAAGCGTGTATTGGTGATCTTTCATTAATTGGATGAACTCGGTTCTATTTAAGGGCAGTTTCAGCGTTTCACCTACCATGGCCACTCCACTTGTGAAACTGCTTCGATAAAAGAAGTTGAGCTCCTCTAAGGCAAAAAGAGTAGTTATCAGCTGATGATTAGGTGTCAAGCTCCGTATTTGCTCAAGCACCTGTTTAGTAGTAGACAAGCTTAGATAATCAAAAAAACCTTCCGCTAAATACAGTGTCGGTTTAGTAGAATCGAAATCAGGATGATGTGTTAAAACATCTACTAAATTTTGCTCTTCTACATCAATCGAGCAGACATGATGATTGCTATTCTTATACCCGAAATCTCTTAAAAAATCTTCTTTTTGTTCCACCATGTAAGGTGTATCTATATCAAAAAAAGTAGCTTTTTCATTGGCTTTAAACTTGCCATTATGATCAAAACCTGCCCCTAGCACAACAACTTGTGAAATACCCTCACTCAAAGCTTCATCAATCAGTTGTTCGATATAATACTTTCGGCAAATGATATGCATCAAGTCGCCGGGAAGTAATAATTCTTCAGAGGCTATAAATAGTTTTCGCCAAAAACTCTTGGAGAGTGAATTCTGATACCAGCTCAAATGACTGGGTAGAAAGGCTACCAAATTGCGATAGAAGTTCTTAGTAGCCGTTGAAAAATGATTCCCTATTCGCTCATCTAATGTCAGCCCATAAAACTTAATGGCTATATAGGAGGCCGTGTATGAAAGTTTATGGCTAGCCATTAAAAGTGATCTCGGTTAGATGATTTGATTAATTCGAAGGGGTTTAATAATCAAAGAAATTCCAAGGCTGTAGGTTGGGCGGATCAACTTCAAAAAACATTCTTTTCTGGGTAGTTGGATGGTCGAAGGCTAGCTTGACCGCACGTAAGCCTAAGTCTTTTCCTTTTTTTCCCGGCTCACCATAACGGTAATCGCCCCAAAGTGGAAAGCCTTCCTTAGCAAATTGTACACGAATTTGATGTGGCCGACCCGTTATCAAATCCACTTCCACTAAACTATAATGAGCACTTTGCTTAATTGTTTTGAAACTTAATTTGGCTTCTTTAGCACGACCGCGCTTAGATTTATAAGCAGATACATTGTTAGAATTTTTGTCCTTTTCTAAGTAATGAACCAAGGTCTTTTCCATCGGAGTCATACCTTCAGCCATTGCCCAGTAGGTCTTGTCCATAGCATGCTTGCGAACTTGCTCAGAAAGCCTAGCCGCCGCTTTCGAGGTACGAGCTAAAACCATAAGCCCACTTACAGGACGATCTAAACGATGAACAAGCCCTAAAAATACATTTCCCGGCTTGTTATACTTCTTTTTTAGATATGATTTGCAGAGCGTAAGAACATCAGGATCGCCAGTATGATCTTCTTGTGATAAAACCCCGGCAGGTTTATCAATCACGAGCAGGTGATTGTCTTCATAAATTACATGGATGTCGGGGTTGGTACGCGTCGTATTCTTTCTTTTACTCATGCCTCAAAAATATGGAATTATGCACTCAATTGTGGAATACGATTCGCCCTGATACATCCTATCTATTAATTTGGATTGAGCTCTTTAGGAATACTATCTTTGGGCATGAGTGAAGACCATGTTCGTATAGATGTATCTGAAAAAGTAGCCAATCTACCACTATCCCCCGGTGTATATATTTACAAGGATAAAAATGGAAGTGTGCTTTATGTGGGGAAAGCAAAGAAGCTGAGAAATCGTGTTCGTTCGTACTTTCAAGAATCTAGACCAGTGGATGGGCGTATTAAGACGATGGTTTCGAAGATTGATGACTTGGAAGTGGTGATCACGGACTCTGAAGCAGAAGCTCTCATCTTAGAAAACAACTTCATTAAACAGTATCAGCCTCGATATAACATCATGTATCGAGATGATAAGAGCTACCCATACATTTGCATCACTAAAGAGTCTAAGCCCCGCGTGTTTCCTACCAGAACGGTTATAAAAGATGGGAGTAAATACTTTGGGCCATACGATAGTGTAATCAACATGAAGCGTATGCTCGAGACCATTCGGAAAGGTTTCGATTTATGCACCTGTGCAGTTTCTATAAAGAACATTGATCGAACTCGAAGTATCCCCAAATGGCATTCCTGCTTTGATGATTATCTTCAAAATTGTTCGGGAGACTGGGATGAAGAGGTTTATCAGTCTATCATCCAAAAAGTGGAGCGATTACTCAATGGCCAAACAGATCAGTTATTACGTGAGCTAAAAGAAGAGATGCAGATTGCTTCCGATGCCTTGGCTTTTGAGGAAGCGGCTAAAATTCGCGATAGCTTGGTGGCTTTTGAGCGTTACAGCAAGAAGATGAAGATGGTGGCCGACAAAAAAGTAGACCGAGATGTATTTTCATTGATTATAGATCATGAATTATCGGAAGCATGTGGAGTTCTATTTAAAGTAAGAGAAGGGAAGCTCATTGGTAAATTTCATCGCTTTTTAAAGAATATCGAAGGTCTCTCTCAAGAAGTTCTACTACAGTCGTTTGTTGAAGATTATTACACAGGGCAATACACCGCTGCAATTCCGGATGAGGTGTATATCAGCAATGCGTTAGAAGATGATGAAGCACTGACTCAGTATCTCTATCAAGAGAAGGGTAAAAAAGTACCTGTTCATGTACCTCAAATAGGAGAGAAGGCTCAGCTTATCAAAATGGCTAAAGCCAATGCACGCCTGCATTTAAATGAACGAAGATTAGAGAAAGAGAAGGCCGAACGAGATCGAATTCCTCATGCTGTTAAGGAGCTCAAAGAACACCTTCCCCTAACACGACTACCCCGCCGAATCGAGTGTTTTGATAACTCCAATTTGCAAGGTAGCGACCCAGTAGCATCGATGGTGTGTTTTGTAGACGCCAAACCAAGAAAGAGTGAATACAAACGATTCAATATAAAAACGGTAATAGGTCCTGATGATTTCGCCTCGATGAAAGAGATTCTAACTCGACGGTATTCTAAAGTGATGAAAGATGGATTACAGATTCCGGATCTAATTGTGGTTGATGGTGGGAAAGGTCAATTGAGTTCAGCTGTAGAAGCGCTCAAAGAAATTGGCTTTTATGGTGAATGCGATATCATAGGTTTAGCAAAACGTTTAGAAGAAGTTTTTGTACCAGGAAGGTCCGAGCCATATATGATTCCAAAGAAATCAACCGCTCTTAAACTGTTGCAACAAGCAAGGGATGAAGCCCATCGATTTGCTATTACTTTCCATCGTCAGAAAAGATCTAAACGAACACTAGTTACAGAGTTAACAGATATTGAAGGGGTAGGAGAGAAGACCGCCCAGAAACTCTTAAAAGAATTTGGTTCGGTAAAAGCCATTCAAAAATTAGAGCTTACTGAGCTTCAAAAAGTTACAGGCAACAAAGTAGGCGAAAATATTTTCAACTATTTCCAATCATAGCTCGTCTTAGCCACCGATGTGAGGATGTGACATTGACCTAACATCATCATGTGATGTTGAACTTGGTGTTCAGATATTAACATAAGGACAACCCATTTGGTAAAGCTCTTCGTAATAGCTGTATACAGATGGTTAAATCGTTCTATAGAAGAATGTGAGAATATGAATCAATCGGAGGAAACCAAGGTTCAAATATCATATCTATAGAGCCAAACCCAAAACTACAGGGTGACTGTAATGGAACTACTAAAAAGAAATACAAAGGCATCTTACAAAGAATTAAGAGATCGTGATCTTGTTAAGCTATTTAGAAAGAAAGCTGATGAAGCTGCGTTTAACGAATTACTGAATCGCCACCAAGCGAAGATCTATTCCTATATATACAGTATGGTGAACAACCCTGAGACGGCGAATGATTTATTCCAGGAAACATTCTCTAAGGTTGTTACCAAGATGGATGACACCTACAATGAGCAAGGTAAATGGATCGCATGGGTGATGCGAATTGCGCATAATGCAACAATTGATTATTTAAGAAAACAAAAACGATTTGTTGACGTTAATGGGTGGTACGACGATGGCGACTCACGCTCTGATTACTTCGACATGATGTCGGATGAGAGTTGGGTTGATGCCGATGATCAAATGGTAGAATCTGAAACGAAGTCTAGTTTGATGAAGCACATCGCCAAACTCCCAGAAGAGCAACGCACCGTAGTACTATTGAGGCATTATTACGAAATGCCCTTTAAAGAAATCGCAGAATTGACTAACGTGTCTATTAATACGGCTCTTGGTCGTATGAGGTATGCGTTAATAAATTTACGGAAGTACTTTGAAGAAGAAAGACAACATGAAATCAAACATGCCATTAAATGATGAAGACTGTATTCGGTACCTCATGAGGGAGATGGATCCCTCTGAGGAAATCGAATTTGAACGAGAGATGATGCAAAATGAAAATCTCTTGATCGAAGTTGAAAGTTTAAGAAGCACCTACAACAAAGTTAGAAAACTCCCCCTCAAAGAAACTCCATCGCACTTACTTGAATCGGTTCAAGCCCAAGCGGTTCAAGATCAAAAGAAAAACCTACGTGCGGCCCTTATTCCCAAAGCATGGCACACCAAAGTAGCCGCAGCAGCTGTAGTGCTGATTGCCATAAGTGGAGCATTCATTTATTCACAAAGCGATAACGAAATAAATACCTTCAGTAATCAAGTTGGTACGCAAAGTGCATCGCCCGTTCAGCCATGGGTAGATAGAAATGAAGTGCTCAATATTTCCGATAGAATTGACGAAAATCGAGCTAAAGCGCTAATTCAAGACTTCGAAAATAGCTACAATAAGTTAATGCTTGTAAAAGATCAGAACACCCCAATCACTCCACAACGTCAAGGAGTGCTGTTAACAAGCTCTCCCTCTCAGTAAATATAGAGTTGTGGATAACTTTTCGATTTGATGTGAATAAGTATTTTTGTATCGGAGGGTGCCTCGCTTTATATTGAATTTTATGCCTATGAACCAAAGTAAAGCGAGTATTAATGGGTAAAGTAATTTCTATTGCCAATCAAAAAGGTGGAGTGGGTAAAACTACTACAGCCATAAACCTTGCAGCTAGTTTAGCTGCCATCGAGCATCCTACACTTATTATTGATATCGACCCACAAAGTAACACTACTAGCGGGTTAGGCATTGATGTAAAAACGGTGACCAACTCTATCTATGAAGTAATGATTGGTAGCACTGAAACTCAGGATACTATTCGGTCTACTGAACTTGAGTTCTTAGATCTTGTGCCAGCGCATATCAACCTTGTTGGCGCTGAAATCGAAATGATAGATCGTGAAGATCGTGAGAGAATTCTTGATAAAGCTATAGGCGATCTCAGAGATAAGTATGATTTCATCA harbors:
- the mtgA gene encoding monofunctional biosynthetic peptidoglycan transglycosylase, encoding MYRAISSIDFNPKYILKECIIGTAWAVLIMGVIGFFTLWSFKWVNPTSTAFTHSTNWDEVGQEPYSLESYWVPTQDIPEHLKWAVVASEDQRYWEHNGIDLEAIGKALQEMENGERVRGASTITQQLVKNLFLSSNKTYFRKGVEAGLALTVEKLWSKERILELYLNVVEFGPGVYGVGKASEHFFAKEALELKADEAARLAAVLPNPKRMRLNPPSPYVAERKDWILRNMMNLSGIAYVQKKPPKPVFSDTTYQHIEEDTTTSDYEITYLPKANFKPFNLTTSEGQDSTKKDSVSTY
- a CDS encoding class I SAM-dependent methyltransferase translates to MASHKLSYTASYIAIKFYGLTLDERIGNHFSTATKNFYRNLVAFLPSHLSWYQNSLSKSFWRKLFIASEELLLPGDLMHIICRKYYIEQLIDEALSEGISQVVVLGAGFDHNGKFKANEKATFFDIDTPYMVEQKEDFLRDFGYKNSNHHVCSIDVEEQNLVDVLTHHPDFDSTKPTLYLAEGFFDYLSLSTTKQVLEQIRSLTPNHQLITTLFALEELNFFYRSSFTSGVAMVGETLKLPLNRTEFIQLMKDHQYTLQQEISHQQMYDDLVCSTGLKLPVMKGFYILTFK
- a CDS encoding RluA family pseudouridine synthase, with the translated sequence MSKRKNTTRTNPDIHVIYEDNHLLVIDKPAGVLSQEDHTGDPDVLTLCKSYLKKKYNKPGNVFLGLVHRLDRPVSGLMVLARTSKAAARLSEQVRKHAMDKTYWAMAEGMTPMEKTLVHYLEKDKNSNNVSAYKSKRGRAKEAKLSFKTIKQSAHYSLVEVDLITGRPHQIRVQFAKEGFPLWGDYRYGEPGKKGKDLGLRAVKLAFDHPTTQKRMFFEVDPPNLQPWNFFDY
- the uvrC gene encoding excinuclease ABC subunit UvrC; translation: MSEDHVRIDVSEKVANLPLSPGVYIYKDKNGSVLYVGKAKKLRNRVRSYFQESRPVDGRIKTMVSKIDDLEVVITDSEAEALILENNFIKQYQPRYNIMYRDDKSYPYICITKESKPRVFPTRTVIKDGSKYFGPYDSVINMKRMLETIRKGFDLCTCAVSIKNIDRTRSIPKWHSCFDDYLQNCSGDWDEEVYQSIIQKVERLLNGQTDQLLRELKEEMQIASDALAFEEAAKIRDSLVAFERYSKKMKMVADKKVDRDVFSLIIDHELSEACGVLFKVREGKLIGKFHRFLKNIEGLSQEVLLQSFVEDYYTGQYTAAIPDEVYISNALEDDEALTQYLYQEKGKKVPVHVPQIGEKAQLIKMAKANARLHLNERRLEKEKAERDRIPHAVKELKEHLPLTRLPRRIECFDNSNLQGSDPVASMVCFVDAKPRKSEYKRFNIKTVIGPDDFASMKEILTRRYSKVMKDGLQIPDLIVVDGGKGQLSSAVEALKEIGFYGECDIIGLAKRLEEVFVPGRSEPYMIPKKSTALKLLQQARDEAHRFAITFHRQKRSKRTLVTELTDIEGVGEKTAQKLLKEFGSVKAIQKLELTELQKVTGNKVGENIFNYFQS
- a CDS encoding RNA polymerase sigma factor, whose product is MELLKRNTKASYKELRDRDLVKLFRKKADEAAFNELLNRHQAKIYSYIYSMVNNPETANDLFQETFSKVVTKMDDTYNEQGKWIAWVMRIAHNATIDYLRKQKRFVDVNGWYDDGDSRSDYFDMMSDESWVDADDQMVESETKSSLMKHIAKLPEEQRTVVLLRHYYEMPFKEIAELTNVSINTALGRMRYALINLRKYFEEERQHEIKHAIK